The following is a genomic window from Tripterygium wilfordii isolate XIE 37 chromosome 19, ASM1340144v1, whole genome shotgun sequence.
CTCTGCATTGCTGAATATACCATGTGGGTTATGCAAGATATATATGATTAGGTTTTTATTTAGAACCTATCCTCTTCTACCATTGCTATGTATCGTTTCTTGTTTCTGTGAAAGGATAATAGAATCTAAGAATTTTCTGGATTGTTTTCAACAGCAATAGCACAGCATACTTTAGTTGTAAAGGGGTTGAACCCAAAAATGTCAGCCACACTTACCCTGGGTGATAATCAGCTTGCTGCAGATTCATTATCTTGTCTGGCTTTGCAAAGATTTGGTGCAATTCCAAATGAAAGGATTGCAATATTTGTTGGACCGAAGTGTTATTAGTAACATTTAATGGTAGTTCTAATTCTAAACAGGATTACCAGGAAGGCAGGAAGGATGGTCCGTGTGGCATGCCACcgagaaattttatttctttgttgagTTGCCGgctgttatttattttatcataatGTGGATTGTCTGAATCTGTGTCTATCGGAGTATGTTACATTTATGTCTTTCACGACTTTCTCTGATTGGAGGAGGTTTTCTCGTCTTCAGCATGGATGAATCGAGTTCCAAATTTTCACTTTTAATCAAGGAGATTAAGACGTTTGATATTTTATATATGTCATTTTTGTCCTTCTGTATGTGTATTGTTAGAAAAAATTAGTTCTATTTGGAGTATGTTATTGTACAAATTCCTGCTGTAGGTTCACATCTCTTTGGCTGGAGACAAGCACATAAGAGTAACGTGGATAACCAATGATGAATCTGCTCCATCAACTGTTGAATATGGTGCTTCGCCTGGGAGATATAGTTTTGTAGCTGGAGGAGAAAGCACTTCCTacagttattttttttatgaatcagGAAAGATACACCACACTGTCATTGGGCCTCTGAAGCCAAACACAGTTTACTTTTATCGTTGTGGAGGGAAAGGTCCTGAATTCCAGCTCAAAACCCCTCCAGCTCAGTTCCCAGTCACTTTTGCCGTGGCAGGGGATTTGGGTCAAACTGGTTGGACCAAATCAACCCTGGACCACATAAACCAATGTAAATATGATATGCATTTACTTCCTGGGGACCTTTCGTATGCCGATTACATGCAGCACAAATGGGACACATTTGGTGAGCTGGTGCAGCCTCTTGCAAGTGCAAGGCCATGGATGGTAACAGAAGGAAACCATGAAGAGGAGAGCATACCATTATTAAAGGATGGATTTGCACCGTATAATGCTAGATGGAAGATGCCATTTGAGGAGAGTGGATCAAATTCAAATCTTTATTATTCTTTTGAGGTTGCAGGGGCTCATATTATCATGCTTGGTTCATATGCGGACTATGATGAGTACTCAGAACAATATAGCTGGCTCAAGGTTAGTTATGCTCTTCTCTCTTCCCATAAGGATATCATCTTGTATTTACTATTTGAACTTGCAAAGAGTTCATATGTTTGAACTGGCTTAATGGATTGTCTAACATGAATTAATTAAGAGAAGTAATGTTCGTATAAAACTAGGGAAGAATAACTCGTCTACATTTGTGTAATTTCTTTCATCGTCTGCACTTAAGAAATTATGATTTTTATGTCTCTCCAAAAAACCCTTGTGTCTTTGAGACACAGGCTACTGCAGATTTATGGGGACTTACCATGATTTCCAGGAGAAATGGAAGGTCACCAGTATGATGCCGAACTTCTTGACATTGAAATAATCTTGTACGCATATGTACTGTATTTTGTTATGTATATGCTACTGTCGCTCAGGTCTATAAGTCAAACAGCTGATTTTGGGTAAGGAGAATTCACTTAATGGGTTTTTGCTAATGTCTCATTGGACTCATGTAGCTGACCCAACATCATttgggatggggatggggatggggatgagATATGTTAAGGTCGTAATATAATTACAGTAGTTTGGTGGACCTGTAACCAGTGGAATACTTTCTTTGATATATGGCTAGCCTCCCTCAACACACAGGGATTAGATGCTTAAATATTGCTTAAAGCATGAGTTTCAACAGCTCTTCTTCCAAACATTATTTTGATAGTTTGCACAGATGCAAGTTCAAATGTCTCgtcttctctttccttttttttccttgactCAAAGTTTAATGTGGAATGGCAATTAGTAATCCATGTGATGTAAATTTCCTATCATTCTTGATCTACAGGCTGATCTTGCAAAGGTGGACCGAAACAAGACTCCTTGGTTATTAGTTCTATTTCATGTTCCATGGTACAACAGTAACAAGGCTCATCAAGGTGAAGGGGACAGAATGATGGCAGCCATAGAGCCATTGCTTCATGCTTCTAGTGTTGATATAGTACTTGCTGGCCATGTTCATGCTTATGAACGCTCGGTATGGTCTAgtattttctctttttcctatttgatctttatttttattgcaATTGGCTTATATCAGCGAGATGTTATGCTGACAGAAACGTGTCAATAATGGAAGACCTGATCCTTGTGGTGCTGTCCACGTAACCATAGGTGATGGAGGAAACAGAGAAGGTCTAGCACACAAGTATGTTCCGACTTTTGCGAGCATTTGGAATTTTGAAATATTAAGAATAAAAATATTGTCTAACCTCTCAAAATCTTGTTTATATACCTTACATGTTTGTTACTTATTTTGCCCCATAAGAATCATGACTACTAACTGCCTGCATACATATTGGCGATAGcgtagttggttatctctccggaCTTAGAGCGTACGGCCCCCGAGGTCACTTCGAACCAACTTGTTGGGATATTTCTTCATGGAATTCTGATTCTATGGGCTTGTCCCACTTTCGGGTCCTTACCCGCATGGACTCCAATTCAATCTTAACCGTCGCACATTGGGCTGGAGCCTGGGTTGTTCCTTGgttaccaaaaagaaaaagtattttTGGGGTTATCTCTTGTTGTGATGTTTGATGGGACTTCTTACTCTTTGATTTGGGATCGCTTGTTTTCACCGTTTTATTTGATGGTTGGAAGCATTGACTATTGTCATAATCTCTTTGGATTGATTGACAGTTATGTTAACCCACAACCAGCGTGGTCAGCATTCCGCGAAGCAAGTTTCGGTCACGGTGAGCTTAGGATAGAGAATGCAAGCCATGCATTCTGGAGCTGGCACaggaatgatgatgatgaacccGTAAGATCTGACGACATTTGGATAACCTCTTTGGTCAGTTCAGGATGTGTTGCCGAAAAGAGTCCTGAATTGCGGAAGATGCTCATGGGACCTTAGACCATTAACATCGTTGGAACGCGCTTTACTGAATTCGGATAATGGTCTATGTGAGATGATGAAATGTAAATAGGATAGAGTAACTTTCTGTTTTTGTCAATGCCAGAGGAAAGAATCTAGCCATTCAATGATTGATGTTAAAGGCTAGATGTACCATACATGTGGTTGTCACTACTGGATTTTTTTGTATTATGAATGCAACTTAGTGTGTTTTTGTACATTGCCTGCAACTTGATCAGAGTTTTAAATTTAACCCGAAAACAAACAAATTGAAAATGCGTTTCACAATGAGTGTAGTCATTTACCCTCTTAAGAGGCCATCCTTTTCGGGCTTAAAGATGTTAGTTGGATATAATCCAACCAGCTGAGAACCAATATAAATGGACTTGATCAAATTGAAGAATACAGCTTTGCATAATGGACGACCAGACACATGCTGGAATGTATCCGTGCAGATGTAATAAACTCAAAAGCTCAAGTCAAAAACCTAGTTCCACAAATCAGAAAACACAAACAGTAGCAACAAATTTCAATAAGGAAAGGCAGCACATGAAGAAAACCCTCCTAAACAACAGATTAGACTAGATGGGAAAAAGGAAGACAGTAAGATTTGTCCCTTTTTCCCTCAGACGAAGGAGATCTGGAAGTGTTTAACCAGAGTGAGACTGTGAACGAGAGAGACTTGTTGAAACATATCTTGTTTTATCATCACTGGATGAATATAGGTTTCAGGCTGAATTACATTAATCAGCATACAACTAAACACATGATTACTCAGCATTCAACATGCACAACAAAATGTTTAGGAAAAGCCAGGATCATTTACACAATTGGCGACTAGATATTGGTGTAAACCAGAAGATACAGTTCCTATATTCTACCATACAACTTATGGAACAACATAAATACCACAAAATGGACCTAGGAGGTTGCTTCTCATGTCTCCTTATCAAAGAGAGTTacaaaaaagagaatgaataaAGAAAAAGTTGCAGGGGCATTCATGCGGTTCTCCGTAACTCTTTTCACTTCCAACAATAACAATTTTCCCACAAAAGCAATTTCCAAGTCTTCTCTGTCTCCACAGGGTTGTAGTatattgatgtttttctgcattaTCATGTCAAGTCAGGCCAATGGAGTTGATCAAGCAATGTGTCTGAGGAAATCAAAGAATCAGACCTCaagtatttcttcttctttcagcttgTAGAGTGTTAAGAGACAGAGGTTGAATAACCATTAACCAATCCTTTCATGCCAAAGTTGTCATCTAACTCAAATATCCAAGGATCTCAAATGTCATTTGACGGGTCAGGCTCGGGATGAGGTTCCTGTTTCTGATCACTCTTCCCCCTCCAGAGTATTATCTGCTCATCCTTGAACAATATAGGGACACAAGGCACCAGTTCCTACATTTATACAGGGAAAGGAATGCATTAAATTAAGATGATATAGAAACAATATTAAAACCATCTCGCAAACATAGGAAATTCGGAAATTTTTATTTGTGCAAGAGGCAGACCCTTAGCTTCAATCCAATCTTTTTGCAGTCACTGGTACCCACATGGGTGCAGTCTAGTCTCACAACCTCTTCAGTGTTGAAGGCCTCCCTCACTCTCTCCACCACATTTACGTAGACACCGTTCCTGGCTGATcataaaatggaaaaaaaaatttttacaTAAACAATTATCATGCCCCTCACCACTTACCTTTGACATAAAAATAACtaagaaaagaataaaaactATTTCAGCTTCAAATACAAAAGTATTTCACTTACTTAGTTTTGTCAGAGCAAGGGTGTTCAATCCACGGTTCCTCAGTTCCTTTGTTTCTTCAAATGTAAGACCATCAGCCACATTCTTCACAAGCCTTGGGTATATTGGAGCATAAGGCTTCCACAACATGAGAGGAACAGCCGGTCTGTTCTTAGAGTCATAGTTCCGGCCTCGATATATCAGAAGGATATTAATTTGCCGGTAGATAATCTTCCCACCAGATTTTTCCTACAAACAGACTAACATCAGGATCAGCTACTGAGCTACATTTTTCAAAATCCATTCAGAGAGAACAATTATCCAATTTGTAATCGAACCTGCAGGTGGAAGCAAACGTTGTCCATGTCAAGTGTTGGCACCCCCAAGCATTTGATCCTCACAGCTTCAGCTCTCTTCCAATGGTTGTGGATGTCATCCAACATGTTGTGTGTGACTCCCCCCTTCCCTAACACAATCTAAACATTTCAGAAAGCCTTCCTCACATGCTACGCAATTTCATTTATTCTAAAGAATCTGAACAGAATAAGAAGAAAGGCATATAGTTCTCAAGTCAAACCCAACTCAACCATACACTGGATCGTAAACAAAAAGTTCAGCAGCTTGGCAAAGTAATATGATTTATCCTTTCAAAACCACAGgtaaacatgtggcccagtggtagagttgtcaggatgcaacttagaggtcacaaattcaattcctggaaagagcctcttcacatattatgtgagggtaaggtaTGCACACATTTTGTCTGACCCCTcccactgcaggagccttgtgcacaggaATTGTTTATCTTTCAAAACTACGGGCCTAACAAATAAGTAGTTGTCGTCCTAGTTATAGCTACTCCAAAAAATAtactgataaatttttttttctacaagTAGAGAACACATTGATCAATATAGTTCATGGGCCAGAAGAATTAGCTCATGATATGATAGTCCATTCAAAAATCAAGCTTTAATGCTCAATAGTTGACCTCATCATTCAAACTTGGAACAAGATGCTAAAAGTAACTAAAAGGCTTGATTGTTAACATTTCCAAAGTGTTCAGTACTGAAACTCAAACCACATGCACTGCCTGCCTCTAGCATTAGCGAAAGAACAAATAGATCAATATAGTTATAGACTTTATAGTGCCATAATAATGAGCTCCAATGCTCATCGGTTAATCTCAtcattcaaacttcaaacaagATAAACCAAATACCACACTATACATTACAATTTGGCATGCTGGAACTAAaaggtttttgatttttaacattttcaatAATCAAAGGGTTGAGTGTTCAATGCACAAACATAAACCACAAATAATGCTTGCGATCCTATACAGAGATTTAACacttaaatgcacaaaacaatGGCACCCATATGATTACCAAGATTGATTTGCCGGTTGCAATCGCTATGCCTGTACTGCTCCACAAGCTCGGCAACTTCTTCCTCCGTAAGCGGGTCACCAAGAATTCGCTTCCTCTCCTCCTCAACCCGACCCGAATCCACATCCTCCTGCCCGACAGCACAAATTCCAGTCCATTTCCTGTCTAACCGTCCAGGACCAAAGGGAGAGAACCTCTTCGGCTCACGATACCCAATTGGTTCAACATTCGGGTCTGTTTCCGAATAGGAGTACCTGAAGTCAAAAGGAAGGTCCGACCTAACCGGACCTTTGGGTTCCTCTTTCAAGACCGGAGCTCTATGTTGGGTTTTCTTGGGTttggttttatgggtttttgtGGGTTTAGGAGAAAATGGAGGATCATCACCGGGTTCAGTATCGTTTTGGACGGTTTTTGAGGTTTTAGGAGTGAAGGGAGGGTCAAAAAGATCATCTGAGAAGGACTGGCTTAGAAAGCGCGCAAAGAAGAGAAGTGTTGCAGGACTTGTGATTAACGTCTTGggagttgaggaagaggaagagagaagctTTAGcattggaagaagaaagaagaattcGTTGATGGTGCACTGTGAGAATCGAAACAGAGAATAGTGAGAGAGGTGTTGAATTCTTGATGGATATAAATTTCATTCGGAGGAAGTGAATGGGCCGGTATGGCATTCGGATTGCCATTTGTAGGCTAGTCAGGCCTCAGCCAGCTTTGTGGGCTGCGTGCGAGTCTCCGAGGCCCAATAGCCATGCTGGCACATGATCTCAGCTTACACACGCTTATATTCCACATGGAAGACTCCACAATCCCATGTAACAATTGAGACTTGGACCGAGTCCAAGTGCAGGAAAATAATGCAAGACGACATTCACACTAGATGCGTAAGAACTCATCTCATAAATTGCGACAATAAAAAGATCCATGGGACTGAATTCACCATCCTCATTTGCATTAAGAGTTAACGCAATTAAATTACCATCTCAGGCAACGACCTTAGCCTTCAAAGTTCAGACACCTAGCAATGTCATGCCAAGCATCAATACAAGTTAAGCTATACCAGATAAGAATACAATCGTGATCAGGTAAAATCTACTACAAGTCTACAATAAATATAGGATGAAATTAGCTCAGATGACACAGTCAAATTGCTAAAAGGCTCTTGTGATCCCTTACAGCCTTACCGTCTTTAATGAATGAACAACACTCTAACAGCAGAAAAACATCCCTTTCTAGGTTTGTTTATTCACCTTATATGTTGTCACACTTGTAGCCACGAAGTCTCAGTGTACATTCTTTTTGCCTTTGTCCAGGTCCCAACAAACATAACAAACCCATTTGCTAATTCATCAATGGAGGCCAAAAATCTGATAAGAAAAGGTCACATTGGAGAAACTGACACATTGCTCAATCTCTCTTCTTTGCACCTTCTCTGATCT
Proteins encoded in this region:
- the LOC119986244 gene encoding purple acid phosphatase 18-like, with protein sequence MLRKLVVSAVVLLLISATATLAEELYIRPPPRKALHFPWSSRSSSEPRQVHISLAGDKHIRVTWITNDESAPSTVEYGASPGRYSFVAGGESTSYSYFFYESGKIHHTVIGPLKPNTVYFYRCGGKGPEFQLKTPPAQFPVTFAVAGDLGQTGWTKSTLDHINQCKYDMHLLPGDLSYADYMQHKWDTFGELVQPLASARPWMVTEGNHEEESIPLLKDGFAPYNARWKMPFEESGSNSNLYYSFEVAGAHIIMLGSYADYDEYSEQYSWLKADLAKVDRNKTPWLLVLFHVPWYNSNKAHQGEGDRMMAAIEPLLHASSVDIVLAGHVHAYERSKRVNNGRPDPCGAVHVTIGDGGNREGLAHNYVNPQPAWSAFREASFGHGELRIENASHAFWSWHRNDDDEPVRSDDIWITSLVSSGCVAEKSPELRKMLMGP
- the LOC119985161 gene encoding CRS2-associated factor 2, mitochondrial, translated to MLKLLSSSSSTPKTLITSPATLLFFARFLSQSFSDDLFDPPFTPKTSKTVQNDTEPGDDPPFSPKPTKTHKTKPKKTQHRAPVLKEEPKGPVRSDLPFDFRYSYSETDPNVEPIGYREPKRFSPFGPGRLDRKWTGICAVGQEDVDSGRVEEERKRILGDPLTEEEVAELVEQYRHSDCNRQINLGKGGVTHNMLDDIHNHWKRAEAVRIKCLGVPTLDMDNVCFHLQEKSGGKIIYRQINILLIYRGRNYDSKNRPAVPLMLWKPYAPIYPRLVKNVADGLTFEETKELRNRGLNTLALTKLTRNGVYVNVVERVREAFNTEEVVRLDCTHVGTSDCKKIGLKLRELVPCVPILFKDEQIILWRGKSDQKQEPHPEPDPSNDI